One Acropora palmata chromosome 2, jaAcrPala1.3, whole genome shotgun sequence genomic window, ACCAACGATACGCAATTGAGTCTAAGGCCATTAACACCTTATGGAGGGTGTTTGAAGACTGCATATATAGTTTTcagaaaaaacacaaagaaggcGACTAAATCGTGAATGGAAGATCAGGAATCTGATTGCAAGCAATCATCACGTTTTCCTAGAAACAGTTTTCGAAGGAGGCCGAGTATGTTGTGTTAAAGTTGTTCAGTGCACTCGTCATTTCGCATCTTGATCTCCCTTCGGCATCTGGCTAAATCAAGGCAAGGGGACAGGATTTCCTGTGGTTAGCACGTTTGATTTAAGAACGGGTTCCATTCGTTTGCTATCCACCCCTTATACTTTTCTGCAGTGTTCCTTTATAGCTGTTATCACAGTTACCCGTGGTTTTGACAAAGTTAAggggctaatgggtcattttgtATCGAtcattagcctcgtctgcatgcatctgtaaacaaaagaagctttgcctgcaggcttAATAACTGTGATAACACAAATTCAAGTCCCACCACTCTTTCAACTAAATACTGGTTGCCTCATGGTAATTCGGTCACTTTAAGCTGTTATATTGATCAGACTTGACTCGCTGCTCGCTTTAAGTTTCAAAACATCACATTTATAAGTAAAGCTTTTTTATGACATTTAAATCTCGAGGCTGATTTAATCTGTAAAGGGTGTCAACCCACAATGCCTACGCGCAGCTGCAAGAGTTAAAAAGAAAGCtgatcaatattttttttggatatGGAAATTCCAAATCTTTTAAAAGTTTCTCGCACGTTCCTGACGCGATGCTGTTTAATTCAGCCAATTGTGCGTCAGCTGGCAAAACACGCGGTTCCTCTTGCTTTACTTTGAAatcgtttttgtttgtttatggaCATGGTGGTTACATGTGGTCAACATATGGCACACGTCATCCAATACAACCCTTTTAACAACTATCGTATAACAATTAGACTTAAAACATGCGAATGTGTACGTGTGAGTCAGAGAACAAACCACGCGAGGGGAGCAATCTTCCGGCGCTCTCCTGGCGTTGCATTCCCAAAGTTTATCTGCATCAGGATTATTCGCAGCAAAAAAGTACTTTTGTTagctataataataatatcgcGACGCATTGGAACTGAGAAAGCTTTCACAATTGCGGTAGAAGGCCTTAAGATTACTTCAAAGGAAGCGTTAAAGTTCTCCGGCATTAGACTTGACCACGTGTTGAAATATCTTGTACATCAGTTTGCCACAAGATTTCACCTGGTGTCGGCCTTCGGTGATTAatcaacaacaatgaaaaccaTACAAAGCAAGTACCaaatcgctttttctctcctGTTTTAAGCCTGCTACACACGTGAGGTAAACGCTCCGCCAACGGCCTCATGAGGCGGAACTTGCAGCTCTTTCCTCGCTTGGGCGGGCACATTTTATTTTGGCAAGAATTTCGCCTCGCGAAGCGGTGaacaaaatatcaaacatGTTTGATGCGTTATGAGGCAGTTGGCTCTCGGCTCAAACCTCTCGTAAGCTGTAGTCCGGCCCAACTAAGACTCGTGCATAGAAATTTAAATCTACATCAAGTTGTTGGAAAAAGCAGCTTAATGGATGAAAACAAAGCGGATGAATGAAATCATGGCATAAAAATAATCAAGACCTTTCTACAAATGATGTCTTTCGTGTCAAACCGATATCTTTGGAAACATATTCATGGGGGGTCCAGCAAATTGATCTTTGTCGGCGGGTGAGGCACTTAAGAAGACCATTACTTGAAATGGTCTTCGTGTTGCACTCTTAACGAGTCGATTCTTAGCCAATAGTAAATAACTTCGACTGACAAGTTATCAAACAGAATCCAAGAAATTAAGTATGCTACATTGACGGATGGGCGCTCAGTTATATAATGATATTagagaatgaaaaaatataaagttGACATCTAAGTCGCTTATCACCCTACAGGTTCGCTACGTTTTAAACTACACTGTCAAAACGGGGTGAGTAAGGTAAGTTCCGAAAGAGAAATACATTAACACATTATTTTATCTTCTTGAAAAGTTTTCTTGCTGGGCATTACACCATCGGAAAATCGCCAAACGCGTTTTTCCAATATTACATTGGTGGAAATTAACCCTACAGTTAAAACCAATACGGCATAAGTTGATgcaaaatgttgttttctggaaggctttttttcttaagtAATTTGGACGATAAAGGTGATTATTTGAAATTAGTAACAAAAGCAAGTCGATATGTTTCAACTTTTCCACCTCCGCTCCGTTTccgacaaataaaaataacttgttaAACATCGGTTCTTAACAAGTTCTTCAGATCTCCGACCTTAGTGGCAACTCCTTCTTTAAAagtcttaatttttatttcgtgtttttattTCCATATGAATATTCAATCCCTCGTACCAGCGATTTCCGACCAACTGACTATCATAGTACTTggaatcaaaaaaaaaattctcgacAGGTGCGTTTCAGTTGTGCTTTTCTCTTCTCAACCGCGCATCTTTTAACTGACGATTTCAAAAAGTAACATCCGAGGCAGATAAACGAATTTCTAACCTAACATGCAAGTCTtttacgctaatcgaaagtggAAAATGCAGGTATGTATgttttggtgtcatcaaatgCTGCGAACGTAACATGTATTCGTATATTTATCGGCTTAACATCAGTAAACTCGACATATTGATCTAAATTCAGTCGATAACACCATTGTGTATTCTACGAACTGAAATACGGCAAATCTTCCCATGCTCTGAAAAATCGGTCTTTGAAACGAAAAATATTAATCATCACAGCGCAGGTTAGTCGAAAATTCGGTGTTTGTGTTGGAAGACAAATTGCGCGCCGGTTAAGGCTAAGAACGCGATGCATATGTTTACATTGTCAGTTATAGAGTGGCTGAAATGAACCGTTTGCTCGTGAAAAATCATAGAGAGGCAACACCCCTGGACCAAACGCTGCACGGAATACCATTTCGCAGGAATTTTTCCCACATAAGAAACTAAAACCAAGCGATTTTTATTCAGAACTATAACAGCATATAAATATTTATActtttgtttaaaagaaagaagaaagaaatttattaataGGAGTCTAAAGGAAATGGTTGGCATGCCCAAAgcatattttaaaactataacAACAGCTGTCTCAGTGGATTGTTGCAATTAAAGAGTGCTGAAGATAAAAATGACCTGAAAGTAAAGTGTTGCCTTATTTGatatcaaaaaaagaaagctgtaGCTAGTTATATGCACGTATAGAACCCCGCTCGACTGAACAAACCAGCTCTCTACCCTCGGTTAGGCGCCATTGAACAATACTACACGATAACTGGACGCAAACGCCAAAAACCCTCTGACGAATTGTGAAAACGTACTCCTGCTTCAAGACTCGAAGACTATAGCTCTCTCTGATAGGCATATTTCGCGTGCAACAAAGATATCTGTATTTTCATTCATGCTTTTTCTGTGTCCAGCGGATTGTTTCTTCCAGGAACCGAGGTTTCGGTAACTTTCTGAAATGACAGACCCTATATTGATAAATAAGTGACAACTCAAAGTCTTATGCATGAAAGCGTTTTCCTTTGGAAGATATAGTGTTTGCTTTGTCACCCAAAATACACGTGGACCATTTCGAagaaaaaatagagaaatgtcGGGCCGGCCAAAAATTTCTTGCTCGTTGTGCTCATTTAAACATTAAGCTCCTCAATCTGATAATAAGATATTTGCGATATTGTAATGCACTGCCGAAAAAGCAGACAAAAGAAGTCTGCTTTTCAAAAATCCGTCCTTGGCGGTGGCAATTTTTATCAGTCCATCATTGACCAGTTGGTTAAATCAAACAACAATTACTGTACCACCATTACTCCGAACTAATCGGCTTTGAAAGTTGTTTAAACCCCGGCTAAATAAATTCTCTTCAAAAGCTTAAAGcaaagcattttaaaatcGGTAGTTTAACCTTATAATCGTAAATATGGACAGCACAGACAAAAAGTAATTCTGCAATTGGCGTGCGCTGCAAGATACGTTCATCTGCCGAGTTTCAGATCACAACCTTTTGGCACCCACAGAATGTAATTTCTTCCAGACATCTATTTACCGTGTAATTCCTTTCCAAGAACATTGATAAGTGTGCCATGATATAAGAGACGCTTGCCTCAGCTTTAGATAGTCCCGGATGCAAAACGCTAAGCAGGATCCTGTTCTAACGCCCCATCTTCAATCGTAAATTTGCAAACGGTTGCATCCTATTTCATTCCAAACCACAGCAGCGTCAAGCTATATCTTATTTATTCAGTAATGTCATTATTAACTGTACGACAATGACCAAGGGATGTGAgactttatttttaccaaattgGTTTTAAGATTTAGACCCACTACTATTTTTTGATTCCtcggaaaatgaaaatatgaaaagagGAACTGTCGTGCTATTGTATTCATTCGTTATGAAAAACGCGACAGCTTTCACTGTCAACTTTCATATTTCGATCGAGATATTATACAGTTTGCAGAATTCAATTTCTGTTTATTGTTCGCCTATTCATTGTTTGGGCTGATTACCCGCCCATGATTGGCAGATAAAGCTGATCGATGGTCTTCTGTTGCACctggaaaagcaaaaaaaaaaaaaaaacctgcacTCATTGGGTGCCTACTTTTCAGTTAGCTTCCACGGATGGATTCATATCTTTCGcacgaaaaaattttttccgtcAATTTTCGATTACAGTTCCTCAAAGCAAACGATAATTAAGTTCCCCACAAAGAGtcgaatttttttgtttcaaagtggTTTATATATTTAGGATACAAAAGCTTCAGTTTTTTCTCGGTTGACGTCGAAAAGAGTAGCAACTCCTACAGCAAAAGTGAAATAATCTTCGATGCCGAAAACGATTATGACATTTATAAAGCTTTTAATCTTCAGTAACAAAAATCTTATCAAGCAAACTAGTGGAGGAAATTCTCATTTGCACGCAATTATCTACCATTGGTCGAAAATCACATCCAAGACAAATGAAAATCACCAATGTGAAAAGTAAAAAGTGCTTTTTAGTTGCTTTggagtttctttgaaatgcGATCTAAAGGATAATCTAGACTGAGGGTGTTATTGACGTACGTACGAGGAAGCTCTCTTGTCAACGCTGACGTATCGCATGCTATTTTCTTCTTACTGTACTACCTATCtacaatttcttgtttttgtatcATGAGAGGCCCAATGATAAATCATGTGCGATGGATAATTAACAAAGAGCGACGTGTTTACAAGGCCAGGGTAGGCTCCAATTTCTTTCAAACCTTAGTATAATTCACTCGCTTCGCTAGGATGGGTTGTTTCACATCGGAAATGGATTTCCTCACTTcctcaaaacaaacaatgatcATATctgaaaaaatatgtttgtGTTTTGTGCTTGGCCCTCAGGTGGCCTCCGTGAAATAGAAAGTTGAAATCGATCCACGATGACATCTCTAAGAGCCAAAAGTTGAAATGTGAGTGAGATTGTTGCTCATCAGTATTAATACTAGTATATAAAATTTCCTTGCAAGAAACACTCGGGCTCTCCAAACATATCTTCAATGttcaaaccaataaaaagtcaAGAAATACACGCAAAATATGGTAAGGAAGCTGTTGGGTTTGTTCATCATCATTAAGATTCCCTTGGGGCATTTTAACCATAAAACTCATTAGCGTAGATTTTTCAACCCAGCCTATTGTTGATAACACATATTTGCATGATCAAACCGACGTAGCAGCGGTCAAAGGtttcttaatttttgaaaTCCACAATTTATTGTTTATAAACAGAAAAGTGGAACCTCGTTGCAAACAGAAAAATGGAACAGTTAACCGAACGTTTACAAGTTAAAAACATTACTGAAGTGTCTCTATTGTGTAGCTAGCTGAAGTAGCCGGCAATAAGGAGTTTTGGTAGAATTTAACATTAAGCACCATGAAAAACAGAAGTAAAATCTCTCTGACCTAGTGTTTAATTATTGCTGACTAGGAAGTTTGAAGACAGATAACtgagtttctgcaattttatTGCGTCGTTGTCGTTGTTAAGAATCGTTCACGTGTTGACTAGCTACAGAGTTTGCATAACACGTTGGTGGTCTTGCCACAAAACACCTGTCTGGTTTCGTCGAAAATATAATGAGGGAAAGAAGAATAGGCAACTTGGTTTctgacaaagaaaagaatCACCCACCGAGAGATGTATTTCTAAGCTTTCTAAATTGGCAGCGACTCCTTCATCCAACTATTCCAGCATTcatcagaaaacaaaaacaaccaaaatgatcggcatttcttatttttcgaaaTTAACATTTGCACGCGGATGAGCTGGactaaattacaaaaattatggACTTTGTTTAAGAAAGGTAATCCAAAAATATATGAATAAATGCAtgtaatttgaaatcaagcaAATTTGTGTCGTGAATTGCAGTTTCTCCAGGCCAATTCCCGAAAGTAGATCTATTGAAAACGGAGGTAAAATTACCAGTGTGACCTTCTATACTGAAAGCCAGTTTTGCGAGTTGATCGGTTTTGCCATCATTCTAGATCCATTTTATTGAAAGACCTAGAGTAaatgtttattattgttaccattgttatcattattattttcttctgtACTGTCACAGTCTCTGCTGGTGTCCTTTTTGTGCATCAGTCGGTTGCAAACAATGAACCTAGggcattattattactattataattattatttcttattattgttattataagtAGTACTAGTGGGGGAGGTaatagcagcagcagcagcagtagttGCAGTAGTAATAGTATTAATAACAGCTAGAGGaagatgaaaaataaagaaattaaaattagtCTGATATTGCTTTCAGAGGAATATACACCGTCGACTTTCTATGGTATTGGTGCTGTGGCTCCCCCCACGACACAACCTCTatttcttattgttattattgttattattttttatttatttatttatttttttcgcaGTCATGAACAACAAACTGGGTTCCGAAGCTCTCTTCCAGGCTAGCTCGGCGTGTAAACTCCGCTTAGTTCGTATGCTCATAGAAGGGGGAACATCGGCGAATGTTCGAAACGAGCGCCTGGAGACGCCACTTATGCTTTGCTGTCAGTCAAGGGCAGATGCAGAGGAAAAGCAAAAGGTGACAAACTATTTACTTTCAAAAAAGGCAAAGGTGAACCTACAAGACATCGATGGACGGACTGCTCTCATACATGCCTCTCTTTCAAATTCTGGCAAAGAAATTATCCAGGCTTTGCTGGACGCCAAGGCCAGTCCATGGTTGCAAGATGAAAGCAAAAATACAGTGTTTGATTATGTGATAAATGCAGGAGACTTGGAAACTACGCGGCTTTTGATAAATGCTTGTAGAGATAACATGATGGCGGATGATCGAGACATGGATCGCATGAAGTATCTTGAAGAGTATTTGGCTAATGTACAGGACATGCGCAAAGTATCCTGGCCTTTAATGGGACCCAGGGCTCTCACAAACCATATGAAAGTTTATGTTGCGAAGAAAGACGAAACTGCTCCTTCGTCAAATAATCGACTGGGCTGTGATTTAGCAGCTGAGAATTCGAATCACTTACCTCAACCTGAGCGTCGAAGAAAGAGATCCGTTTGCCTCTTTGATCCGTTGGATCTTCAGGAGGTATTGAACAGCGACGAAGTTACTACTGAGGCAGCAATTCCTAAAAAGGAAACATTCGACGATGACAAAGGCGAACGACGGAAAACATCTGTTCGCTCTTTGTCCGAAgaagagagatttagctttcAGATCTCTGATGATGAAAATGCAGCAGAAGAAAATTTGCCGGAGTTAGAGAAACTGCTGCGGTTGCAAGACTCGTTCTCTTCTTCCATTGATTCAAACGATTCCCACTCCACAGCATATGAACCAGCCGACCATGTCCGATGTGAGTATGTGCATGAACAAGTTTACCAAGAAATAAATTcgctgaaaaataataaaggcTTTATAGCCaccaaagaagaaaagaacaaatatGAGGATGAAACTTGTGCTCTTTGTCCGGGTTACGAGACGAAGCAAGTGTTAATCATAAGAAACAAGGGCTTAACACAGAGAGAGCGACGGTTTAGATTTTCCTTAGGTTCACAAGAAATATGCGACACTTGCACATCATATTCTGAGCGTTCAAAGAAGCCTCAAGGAGATGGAATGGACAGAGCAACGGCCGATTCATCAAAAGTGGGTCTAGATATATCAGACAAGGAGGGAAATCAGCTATCATCACACGATACGCGCGGGCAGTCTTCGTCAGGGAATGCGTTATCACCGAGAGTAACTGGCCGTCAGACTGTCAAAGCACGAACTTTAAAGCAAAGTTCAAGCCCCCGTGTCTCACCAGTTACAGTCCTATCCGGGCAGAGTCGACGAGATGCGTCACTTGTTCGAAGATACACTTTGTCTGAGATGGATATGGGAAAACTCCCCAGCGCGGACTTCGTTCCACAGGTACGATCTACATCGGTGGAACCATTGGAACAAACAAGATCAGCAACATTTGAATCCACAAACCAAGTGGGTCCAGAGGGGAGCTCCACCCCTCCTGGGCTAAGAAAGAGCAAGAGTGATATGAGTGACTGGATATCCATGTCAGAATACTTCCAAGAAACAGAAATCCTAGAACTCACTC contains:
- the LOC141875106 gene encoding uncharacterized protein LOC141875106 — translated: MNNKLGSEALFQASSACKLRLVRMLIEGGTSANVRNERLETPLMLCCQSRADAEEKQKVTNYLLSKKAKVNLQDIDGRTALIHASLSNSGKEIIQALLDAKASPWLQDESKNTVFDYVINAGDLETTRLLINACRDNMMADDRDMDRMKYLEEYLANVQDMRKVSWPLMGPRALTNHMKVYVAKKDETAPSSNNRLGCDLAAENSNHLPQPERRRKRSVCLFDPLDLQEVLNSDEVTTEAAIPKKETFDDDKGERRKTSVRSLSEEERFSFQISDDENAAEENLPELEKLLRLQDSFSSSIDSNDSHSTAYEPADHVRCEYVHEQVYQEINSLKNNKGFIATKEEKNKYEDETCALCPGYETKQVLIIRNKGLTQRERRFRFSLGSQEICDTCTSYSERSKKPQGDGMDRATADSSKVGLDISDKEGNQLSSHDTRGQSSSGNALSPRVTGRQTVKARTLKQSSSPRVSPVTVLSGQSRRDASLVRRYTLSEMDMGKLPSADFVPQVRSTSVEPLEQTRSATFESTNQVGPEGSSTPPGLRKSKSDMSDWISMSEYFQETEILELTQMNCQNTHQNTAHLKFDGNEVGQAQLPSISPTRKVRPSPKDGVHVGSGVISPTKSKQANVESRSELAHFLSKSSIGNEKCFKSQSRGNLSTDPSIGSSVFSDKSYTSALPSMEDTDKEQEDTLPDLLLSCLPQDGHSSRYGSISPPNSSSITTRDITASNSTTAEEQTAGSSQGQQRLSPRLRPGTLLPPLLITNRRTPTHEMEDGYFSGSPSPADVESPRKKHSHEHLSYSFKPISPRSPIPSQKVFALQTGKPSLTPR